Below is a genomic region from Microbacterium sp. KUDC0406.
CTCCGAGATCGAGATCCCTGCGGACGAGCCCAGCGGACTCGCCGACGTGTGGGAGGACATCCTCGTCTTCAACTCGGAGAGTGCGCAGGACGACTTCAACAGAGTCCAGGACTGGCAGGACTTCTGGCGACTGAACCTCAGCAAGTGACGGCAGCGCCGGGAAGACCCGGCCCAGACGAAGGAAAGAGAACGATGACGTTCAACAAGAAGTATCCGATGCGAGCGGCGATCGCTTTGGCCTCGCTGTCCGTGTGCGCCGTGGGCCTGATGGCCTGCGCGCCGTCCTCCGGGTCGGCGGCACCGAAGGAAGCGGATGTGAAGAAGGTCGAACTCGGCATCAGCGACGAAGGCTACTCGCTCGACAAGCTCGTCGAGGCGGCGAAGAAGGAGGGGCCCATCGTCGTGTCGGACAGCACGGGAAAGATCGTCGATATTGCCGAGGCCTTCACGAAGAAGTACGGAATCGAGGCGACCGGCGTCAAGATGAAGTCCGGGGACGCGGCGGAGGTGGCGATCCGGGAGCACGACGCCAAGAACGTCAAGACCGACGCCTTCATCCTCAGCGACGCCCCGACCGCGCAGCGCGAGCTGATCGAGCGCGGCATCAGCTCGTCATGGACGCCGCCGGACCTCGCCGACAAGTTCGACGACGACATGGTGGATCCGCAGGTGGTCACCAGCGACGTGCTGGTCTGGGGGTACAACACCGAGCTCTATCCGGACGGATGCCCGATCGACAACATCTGGGCTCTGACGGACGATGACTGGACCGGCCACGTCGTCATGGAGGACCCGACGCTGAAGGCGCAGATCCTGTACTGGGTCAACGAGATGGCGGTCGACCACGACGACGAGATGAAGGACTCCTACGAGGACTACTTCGGCAAGGACTACTCTTCGGAGCAGGACAGCGCCGCCGCGGAGTGGCTCATGCGCCTCGCGAAGAACAAGCCCCTGCTGGTGAAGAGCGGCGACGACTCCGCTGAGGCCGCGGGCGCTCCCGGACAGACCGAGGGCTTCATGGGTCTGCTCAGCACCGCCAAGTTCCGCGACAACGAGGACAGCGGCTACAAACTCGGCCTCTGCGAGCACCTCGCCCCGTACTCCGGCATCGGGTACACGAAGGTCGGGCTGATCTCGAACGGCACCAAGAACCCGAACGCCGCGAAGCTGTTCCTGCACTACATGCTCACCGCAGAGGGCATCGCACCGCAGGTGGAGGACGGCAAGTTCTCGGCGAACAAGGACGTGCCGCCGGCAGCGGACGAGCCGTCGGGCATCGCCGAGGTATGGGACGAGGTGTTCCTGCCGTCGAAGGACACTCTCGACAGCGATTTCGACAACCTGCCCGACTGGACCGATTTCTGGACCACCAACAACCACTCCTGACGCGGCTCGCCGCCTCATCCGATCCGAACGGAAGATCACGATGTCATGACTGAAGCACTCCACGAATCCCAGTTGCTGCGCGAGACGGCTATCCGTGCCGCACTCGGCGTCGGCGACCAGCTGCGCACCGCCTTCCGGGCGCCGATGCAGCGGGATTTCAAACGTGACGCGCATGACATCGTGACCGTGCACGACCGGGCGGCCGAGCAGAGCATCACCGAGGTTCTGCTCGGCGCCGGCGCCGACGCCATGATCGTGGGCGAGGAAGGAGGCACCAGGGGAACGGGGCGCGTGCAGTGGCACATCGATCCGATCGACGGGACCTCCAACTTCGCCCGCGGTCTGGCGTACTGGTGCGTGTCGATCGCCGCGGTGGTCGACGAGCAGGTCGTGGCCGGCGTGGTGTTCAACCCGATGACGGGCGACGTGTTCAGCGCGGATCTGACCGGCGCACGGTTGGGTGACGCGCCGTTGACCTCGGCGGCCGCGGCGGAAGAGATCGATGCGACCCTGATCTCGAGCTTCCCCAATCCGAAGGACACCTGGCTGTTCGGCAGGGGGGCCTACGAGGCGCAGTCCCGCCTGGTGGACTCCTTCCAGGCGGTCCGCAACCTTGGCAGCGGCGCCCTGAACCTCGCCCATGTGGCGGCCGGCTGGGCCGATGCCACGATGGGTTTCTACACCAATTCGTGGGACATCGCTGCAGGAGGCTTCATCCTGCAGCAGGCTGGCGGACGCATCCAAGGGCTCGCTGGAGGCGAGGCCCGCGAGCCGTTCCACATCGCACCCGATTACTTCGCCGTCGGCGACGACGCCGACTACCCGACCCTGAGCTCCGTGATGACCACCTGGTCGGCGCGGTACGACGCCGGCGACCCGCCGCCCCGTCCTGACCACTCCTGAGGAGAACACGAATGACCAATCTCATCATGCCCCACGGGCTGCTCGTCGACTTCGGCGGCGTCATCGTCGAGACCACGAACCGCGAGGGATGGCAGGCGGTGCTCGCCCGGCACGTGCACGACGCACTCGAGGCGGCCGGCGCTGCCGCGCGCGCGTTGACGCTCGATGACATCGAACGCGACATCCGCGCCGGTGGAAAGGCTGATTCGCGCTGGAAGGATGCCATGTCGCGGCCGTTCGCGCCGGCCGAACTCACCTACCGGGAGTTCTGGGAGGGGTTCGTCGCCGGAGACTGGCCGACCGCCGCCCGCGAGTACGTGCGGGACAACGCCCGCGAGTTGTGCCGCGTCATGGGCGAGCTCAAGCAGGCGCGGCAGACCCGTCCCGGGTTCATCGAGGTGCTGGATGCGGCGGATGCGGCGTCGATCCCGGTCGTCATCGTCAGCAACACGCTCATGGGGCAGGTGCACCGCGACTATCTCATCCGCAATGACCTGACCTCGCGCTTCGCCGAGCAGATCTACAGTGACGAGGTGCGCGTGCGCAAGCCGAATCCTGAGATGATCCATCTGGGCGCCAAGGCGATCGGCGAGACGGC
It encodes:
- a CDS encoding ABC transporter substrate-binding protein; the encoded protein is MTFNKKYPMRAAIALASLSVCAVGLMACAPSSGSAAPKEADVKKVELGISDEGYSLDKLVEAAKKEGPIVVSDSTGKIVDIAEAFTKKYGIEATGVKMKSGDAAEVAIREHDAKNVKTDAFILSDAPTAQRELIERGISSSWTPPDLADKFDDDMVDPQVVTSDVLVWGYNTELYPDGCPIDNIWALTDDDWTGHVVMEDPTLKAQILYWVNEMAVDHDDEMKDSYEDYFGKDYSSEQDSAAAEWLMRLAKNKPLLVKSGDDSAEAAGAPGQTEGFMGLLSTAKFRDNEDSGYKLGLCEHLAPYSGIGYTKVGLISNGTKNPNAAKLFLHYMLTAEGIAPQVEDGKFSANKDVPPAADEPSGIAEVWDEVFLPSKDTLDSDFDNLPDWTDFWTTNNHS
- a CDS encoding inositol monophosphatase family protein; protein product: MTEALHESQLLRETAIRAALGVGDQLRTAFRAPMQRDFKRDAHDIVTVHDRAAEQSITEVLLGAGADAMIVGEEGGTRGTGRVQWHIDPIDGTSNFARGLAYWCVSIAAVVDEQVVAGVVFNPMTGDVFSADLTGARLGDAPLTSAAAAEEIDATLISSFPNPKDTWLFGRGAYEAQSRLVDSFQAVRNLGSGALNLAHVAAGWADATMGFYTNSWDIAAGGFILQQAGGRIQGLAGGEAREPFHIAPDYFAVGDDADYPTLSSVMTTWSARYDAGDPPPRPDHS
- a CDS encoding HAD family hydrolase produces the protein MTNLIMPHGLLVDFGGVIVETTNREGWQAVLARHVHDALEAAGAAARALTLDDIERDIRAGGKADSRWKDAMSRPFAPAELTYREFWEGFVAGDWPTAAREYVRDNARELCRVMGELKQARQTRPGFIEVLDAADAASIPVVIVSNTLMGQVHRDYLIRNDLTSRFAEQIYSDEVRVRKPNPEMIHLGAKAIGETAARCWYVGDNFDRDVLCGVRAGVGGNILMEAKSTYDLPYDLPVEADAIVADPWGLRDLLVASIERAA